Proteins encoded by one window of Nocardioides euryhalodurans:
- a CDS encoding DeoR/GlpR family DNA-binding transcription regulator, whose amino-acid sequence MYAEERQQAMAQLIGQQGRLSVAQLAGTFDVTTETVRRDLSSLERIGLVRRVHGGAVPSSSLSVIESALGERDQANISAKDAIATAAVQLLPPPGSVVVLDAGSTTARLAAVLPREHRLTVVTHAVPVAARLAGLPHIELHLLPGRVRPTTHAAVGTDTVAALGELRADVAFVATNGLSCGFGLTTPDRDEAATKRAIVGSARRTVVLADSSKIGVETSIRFASIDDVDVLVTDADIDDDDRDALVKAGLEVVVA is encoded by the coding sequence ATGTACGCCGAGGAGCGTCAGCAGGCGATGGCCCAGCTGATCGGCCAGCAGGGCCGGCTGTCCGTCGCGCAGCTCGCCGGCACCTTCGACGTCACGACCGAGACCGTGCGCCGCGACCTCTCCTCGCTGGAACGTATCGGACTCGTCCGCCGCGTGCACGGGGGTGCGGTCCCGTCCAGCTCGCTGTCGGTCATCGAGTCCGCGCTCGGCGAGCGCGACCAGGCCAACATCTCCGCCAAGGACGCCATCGCGACCGCGGCGGTGCAGCTCCTCCCGCCCCCGGGCTCGGTCGTCGTCCTCGACGCGGGGTCGACGACGGCACGGCTCGCCGCGGTCCTGCCGCGTGAGCACCGGCTCACCGTCGTCACGCACGCGGTGCCCGTCGCCGCCCGTCTCGCCGGACTCCCCCACATCGAGCTGCACCTGCTGCCCGGCCGGGTCCGCCCGACCACGCACGCGGCGGTCGGGACCGACACCGTGGCCGCGCTCGGCGAGCTCCGCGCGGACGTCGCCTTCGTCGCCACCAACGGGCTCAGCTGCGGCTTCGGGCTCACCACGCCCGACCGCGACGAGGCGGCGACCAAGCGCGCCATCGTGGGCAGCGCCCGGCGTACCGTGGTGCTCGCGGACTCTTCCAAGATCGGCGTCGAGACCTCGATCCGCTTCGCGTCGATCGACGACGTGGACGTGCTGGTGACCGACGCGGACATCGACGACGACGACCGCGACGCGCTCGTCAAGGCAGGCCTGGAGGTCGTGGTCGCATGA
- a CDS encoding 1-phosphofructokinase family hexose kinase, which yields MIVTLTANPSHDRTVTLSEPLRHGAVQRATAVLSQAGGKGVNISRASVSAGVPTIAVLPAPKDDPFVHELLAAGIDCRPVAHPGDLRVNITISDPDGTTTKLNSPGPAMTETTRAALCDALQRRAGRGDWVVLAGSLPPATPPEWYAELVGALAGTGARVAVDTSDEPLRALVDRLEVAAPHLMKPNGHELGSLTGHDGDELEKDPVAAARAGQELVARGVESVLVTLGGDGAVLVDGRGAWHATPPPTTVVSTVGAGDSSLFGYLLAAIENREPADRLALAVAYGSAAAGLPGTTIPRPDQVDPTQVTVTDLDLTQGD from the coding sequence ATGATCGTCACTCTCACCGCCAACCCGAGCCACGACCGTACGGTCACCCTCTCCGAGCCGCTCCGCCACGGTGCCGTGCAGCGGGCGACCGCCGTGCTCTCGCAGGCCGGCGGCAAGGGCGTGAACATCTCCCGCGCCTCGGTCTCCGCGGGCGTGCCGACGATCGCGGTGCTCCCGGCACCCAAGGACGACCCGTTCGTCCACGAGCTGCTGGCGGCCGGCATCGACTGCCGCCCGGTGGCCCACCCCGGGGACCTGCGCGTCAACATCACGATCAGCGACCCGGACGGCACCACCACCAAGCTCAACAGCCCCGGCCCCGCGATGACGGAGACGACGCGCGCCGCGCTGTGCGACGCCCTCCAGCGTCGCGCGGGCCGTGGCGACTGGGTGGTGCTCGCTGGGTCATTGCCGCCCGCCACGCCGCCGGAGTGGTACGCCGAGCTGGTGGGCGCCCTCGCCGGCACCGGCGCCCGGGTCGCGGTCGACACCAGCGACGAGCCGCTCCGCGCGCTCGTCGACCGGCTCGAGGTGGCGGCACCCCACCTGATGAAGCCCAACGGCCACGAGCTCGGCTCCCTGACCGGCCACGACGGCGACGAGCTCGAGAAGGACCCCGTCGCCGCCGCGCGCGCCGGCCAGGAGCTCGTCGCCCGCGGTGTCGAGAGCGTGCTCGTGACGCTGGGCGGTGACGGAGCCGTCCTGGTCGACGGCCGCGGCGCCTGGCACGCCACCCCTCCCCCGACCACCGTGGTGAGCACGGTCGGTGCGGGAGACTCCAGCCTCTTCGGCTACCTCCTGGCAGCCATCGAGAACCGGGAGCCCGCCGACCGGCTGGCACTCGCCGTGGCCTACGGCAGCGCCGCCGCCGGCCTTCCCGGAACCACCATCCCTCGCCCGGATCAGGTGGACCCCACCCAGGTCACGGTCACCGACCTCGACCTCACGCAAGGAGATTGA
- a CDS encoding Lrp/AsnC family transcriptional regulator: MPKNPTPRPPGPAPRERPLLDDVDRSLVAQLLRDGRTPNVVLARGAGIAESTCVARVRSLRERGLLAGVTAEVDLARLGLPVQAMVAIRFSGHLRADVDAFAEEVSGLPGVVATYNISGTYDFLVHVAAPTPEHLRDFVLDNLTGRRGVAQAETSLVFHVKRGTDVLAAAP; encoded by the coding sequence GTGCCGAAGAATCCCACGCCCCGTCCGCCCGGCCCCGCGCCCCGCGAACGACCGCTGCTCGACGACGTCGACCGGAGCCTGGTCGCCCAGCTGCTGCGCGACGGGCGTACGCCGAACGTGGTGCTGGCGCGGGGGGCCGGGATCGCGGAGTCGACCTGCGTCGCGCGGGTGCGGTCGTTGCGGGAGCGGGGCCTGCTCGCGGGGGTCACGGCCGAGGTGGACCTCGCCCGGCTCGGACTGCCGGTGCAGGCGATGGTGGCGATCCGCTTCTCGGGTCACCTGCGCGCCGACGTCGACGCCTTCGCCGAGGAGGTGAGCGGTCTCCCGGGCGTGGTCGCGACGTACAACATCAGCGGCACGTACGACTTCCTCGTGCACGTGGCGGCACCGACCCCGGAGCACCTGCGCGACTTCGTCCTCGACAACCTGACCGGCCGGCGGGGCGTGGCGCAGGCCGAGACCAGCCTCGTCTTCCACGTGAAGCGGGGCACCGACGTGCTGGCCGCGGCCCCCTGA
- the ptsP gene encoding phosphoenolpyruvate--protein phosphotransferase — translation MATIAPQTLTGTPVVPGIAHGPVLLARTEVSEAAIAAFDGSSLTEDDAIARYDEVAAAVSEGFAAKAGRASGAAAEVLTASAGLARDKGLRSAVLKQLRSGDDLLSALQAAVESFVSVFTSMGGLMAERVTDLRDIERRMVARLVGEPEPGVPVPEEPCVLVAADLAPADTAGLDPERVLALVTERGGPTSHTAIIARQLGIPCVVGTSGALDVPGGSRLLVDGTTGVIEIDPDDAEAARRVASDKEERAALESWAGPGQTADGKPVRILANVADGDSARSAVEAPVEGVGLFRTELSFLNAKDEPSVDEQAAIYGEVLGAFHGSGPGDRDRYVVVRTLDAGSDKPLAFANLTDEENPALGVRGLRLAFDNPGLMEHQLDAIAQAAEASGTETWVMAPMVATVAEASEFAGQVHRRGLKAGVMIEVPSAALLAHRMLEVVDFLSIGTNDLTQYTMAADRMATDLAHLTDAWQPAVLQLIAITAEAGRQVDKSVGVCGEAAADPLLACALVGMGITSLSMASAAVRPVGARLGSVTFDQCEEAAEAALAASDPMAAREAVREALDA, via the coding sequence ATGGCCACGATCGCTCCCCAGACCCTGACCGGTACTCCCGTCGTGCCGGGCATCGCCCACGGCCCGGTCCTGCTCGCCCGGACCGAGGTCTCCGAGGCGGCGATCGCCGCCTTCGACGGGTCCTCCCTGACCGAGGACGACGCCATCGCGCGCTACGACGAGGTGGCCGCGGCCGTGTCGGAGGGGTTCGCGGCCAAGGCCGGGCGCGCCTCGGGTGCCGCGGCCGAGGTCCTGACCGCCAGCGCCGGCCTCGCCCGCGACAAGGGACTGCGCTCGGCCGTGCTCAAGCAGCTGCGCTCCGGCGACGACCTGTTGAGCGCCCTGCAGGCAGCGGTGGAGTCGTTCGTCTCCGTGTTCACCAGCATGGGTGGGCTGATGGCCGAGCGGGTCACGGACCTGCGCGACATCGAGCGCCGGATGGTGGCCCGTCTGGTCGGTGAGCCCGAGCCGGGCGTACCCGTGCCGGAGGAGCCCTGCGTCCTGGTCGCCGCCGACCTCGCGCCGGCCGACACCGCCGGCCTCGACCCCGAGCGGGTGCTCGCCCTGGTCACCGAGCGTGGCGGACCCACCAGCCACACCGCGATCATCGCGCGCCAGCTCGGCATCCCGTGCGTGGTCGGGACCTCCGGCGCGCTCGACGTCCCGGGCGGGAGCCGGCTGCTCGTCGACGGGACGACGGGTGTCATCGAGATCGACCCCGACGACGCGGAGGCCGCCCGGAGGGTCGCCTCCGACAAGGAGGAGCGGGCCGCGCTCGAGTCGTGGGCCGGCCCGGGGCAGACCGCCGACGGCAAGCCGGTCCGGATCCTGGCCAACGTCGCCGACGGCGACTCGGCACGCTCCGCGGTCGAGGCCCCGGTCGAGGGCGTCGGGCTGTTCCGCACCGAGCTGTCCTTCCTCAACGCCAAGGACGAACCGAGCGTCGACGAGCAGGCGGCCATCTACGGCGAGGTCCTCGGCGCCTTCCACGGGAGCGGCCCGGGGGACCGCGACCGCTACGTCGTCGTGCGGACCCTGGACGCCGGCTCCGACAAGCCGCTCGCGTTCGCCAACCTGACCGACGAGGAGAACCCCGCCCTCGGCGTCCGCGGGCTCCGGCTGGCCTTCGACAACCCCGGCCTGATGGAGCACCAGCTCGACGCGATCGCCCAGGCGGCCGAGGCCAGCGGGACCGAGACCTGGGTGATGGCGCCGATGGTGGCCACCGTCGCCGAGGCCTCGGAGTTCGCCGGGCAGGTCCACCGACGGGGGCTCAAGGCCGGGGTGATGATCGAGGTGCCGAGTGCGGCGCTGCTCGCCCACCGGATGCTCGAGGTCGTCGACTTCCTCTCGATCGGCACCAACGACCTGACCCAGTACACGATGGCCGCCGACCGGATGGCCACCGACCTGGCCCACCTGACCGACGCCTGGCAGCCGGCGGTCCTGCAGCTGATCGCGATCACCGCCGAGGCGGGTCGTCAGGTCGACAAGTCCGTCGGGGTGTGCGGCGAGGCCGCCGCCGACCCGCTGCTGGCCTGCGCGCTGGTCGGGATGGGCATCACGTCGCTGTCGATGGCCTCGGCCGCCGTACGCCCCGTCGGCGCGCGCCTCGGCTCGGTCACCTTCGACCAGTGCGAGGAGGCGGCCGAGGCCGCCCTGGCCGCGAGCGACCCGATGGCCGCGCGCGAGGCGGTCCGCGAGGCGCTCGACGCCTGA
- a CDS encoding PTS mannitol transporter subunit IICBA: MRVQKFGTFLSNMIMPNIGAIIAWGLITAFFIDVGWTPNDKISLMVEPMIFYLLPLMIAYTGGRIVYDTRGGVVGATATVGVIVATYFPEFVGEQGGSPMFLGAMIMGPLAAYLMKRADALWDGKIRPGFEMLVDNFSAGILAGLMAIVGMFALAPVLRQIIAWLGDAVSFLVDNGLLPLTSLFIEPAKVMFLNNAINHGVLTPLGIDEAAETGKSVLFLLEANPGPGLGLLLAYSVFGRGIAKASAPGAAIIQFFGGIHEVYFPFVLMKPKMILATIAGGMTGIFLFVLFDIGLRAPAAPGSIFAVYAQTPGGDFLGVTIGVFGAAAVSFVVAALLLKTDRSADGDLAAATSQMESMKGKESIASSTLAGGSAGEIHKIVFACDAGMGSSAMGASVLRKKIQQAGHGDVSVTNKSIANLQDEWDLVVTHQDLTERARQRTGSAVHVSVDNFMGSPRYDEIVELVDRANGAGAGAAPAAEATGGGATDVLALDSIVLSGRATGRDEAIDEAGRLLLTAGAVEQSYLEAMHERERSVSTHMGNLLAIPHGTNEAKSAIRRTAISFVRYDQPVDWNGKPAEFVIGIAGAGDDHLALLSRIAEVFTDAEQVARLRAATSPADVQAVLEGVRA; the protein is encoded by the coding sequence GTGCGTGTGCAGAAGTTCGGGACGTTCCTGTCCAACATGATCATGCCCAACATCGGCGCGATCATCGCCTGGGGCCTCATCACGGCGTTCTTCATCGACGTCGGATGGACGCCCAACGACAAGATCTCGCTGATGGTCGAGCCGATGATCTTCTACCTGCTGCCGCTGATGATCGCGTACACCGGCGGTCGGATCGTCTACGACACCCGCGGCGGCGTCGTCGGCGCCACGGCCACGGTCGGCGTGATCGTCGCGACGTACTTCCCCGAGTTCGTGGGGGAGCAGGGTGGGTCGCCGATGTTCCTGGGCGCCATGATCATGGGCCCGCTGGCCGCCTACCTCATGAAGCGAGCCGACGCGCTGTGGGACGGCAAGATCCGACCCGGCTTCGAGATGCTCGTCGACAACTTCTCGGCCGGCATCCTCGCGGGCCTGATGGCGATCGTCGGCATGTTCGCGCTCGCCCCCGTGCTGCGCCAGATCATCGCCTGGCTCGGTGACGCGGTCAGCTTCCTGGTCGACAACGGCCTGCTGCCGCTCACCTCGCTGTTCATCGAGCCCGCCAAGGTGATGTTCCTGAACAACGCGATCAACCACGGCGTCCTGACGCCACTCGGCATCGACGAGGCCGCGGAGACCGGCAAGTCGGTGCTGTTCCTGCTCGAGGCGAACCCGGGTCCGGGGCTGGGGCTGCTGCTGGCCTACTCCGTCTTCGGGCGGGGCATCGCCAAGGCCTCCGCGCCGGGTGCGGCGATCATCCAGTTCTTCGGTGGCATCCACGAGGTCTACTTCCCGTTCGTGCTGATGAAGCCCAAGATGATCCTGGCGACCATCGCCGGTGGCATGACCGGCATCTTCCTGTTCGTGCTCTTCGACATCGGCCTGCGCGCTCCGGCCGCCCCCGGCTCGATCTTCGCGGTCTACGCGCAGACGCCCGGTGGCGACTTCCTCGGCGTGACGATCGGTGTCTTCGGCGCCGCGGCGGTCTCCTTCGTGGTGGCGGCGCTGCTCCTCAAGACCGACCGCAGCGCGGACGGCGACCTCGCGGCCGCCACCTCGCAGATGGAGTCGATGAAGGGCAAGGAGTCGATCGCGAGCTCGACCCTCGCCGGGGGCAGTGCGGGTGAGATCCACAAGATCGTCTTCGCCTGCGACGCCGGCATGGGGTCGTCGGCCATGGGCGCCTCGGTGCTGCGCAAGAAGATCCAGCAGGCCGGCCACGGCGACGTCTCGGTCACCAACAAGTCCATCGCGAACCTCCAGGACGAGTGGGACCTCGTCGTCACCCACCAGGACCTCACCGAGCGGGCCCGCCAGCGGACCGGGTCGGCGGTCCACGTGTCGGTCGACAACTTCATGGGGAGCCCGAGGTACGACGAGATCGTCGAGCTGGTCGACCGGGCCAACGGCGCGGGCGCCGGCGCTGCGCCCGCGGCCGAGGCGACGGGAGGTGGCGCGACGGACGTGCTGGCGCTCGACTCGATCGTGCTGTCCGGGCGGGCGACCGGTCGCGACGAGGCGATCGACGAGGCCGGTCGGCTGCTGCTCACGGCCGGAGCGGTGGAGCAGTCCTACCTCGAGGCGATGCACGAGCGGGAGCGGTCGGTGTCGACCCACATGGGCAACCTGCTGGCGATCCCGCACGGCACGAACGAGGCGAAGTCGGCGATCCGGCGTACGGCGATCTCGTTCGTCCGCTACGACCAGCCGGTCGACTGGAACGGCAAGCCCGCGGAGTTCGTCATCGGCATCGCCGGCGCGGGCGACGACCACCTGGCGCTGCTCTCGCGCATCGCCGAGGTGTTCACGGACGCCGAGCAGGTGGCACGGCTGCGGGCAGCCACCTCGCCCGCGGACGTGCAGGCCGTGCTGGAGGGTGTGCGCGCCTGA
- a CDS encoding trans-sulfuration enzyme family protein translates to MAHLDTIAVHSAREDLTGRGVHVPPIDLSTTYPLPSLDAGGAAYETLATGHRPGDGDSLVYQRLWNPNVDRFERAVAELERTAEAVAFASGMAALSAALVATVAAGRPHVVAVRPLYGGTDHVLASGLLGTRVTWTAPGAVAAALQPDTGLVVVETPANPTVDLVDIAAVVAEAGDVPVLVDNTFATPTLQQPAHHGATLVLHSATKFFGGHGDVMGGVVAATPAWANRLRQVRAVTGGVLHPLAAYELHRGLQTLPLRVRAQQETAALLAERLTTRADVTRVLYPGLKECDPLGLVGTQMSGPGSLLAFELRGGWAAAARVSQRCRLITHAVSLGGVDTLVQHPAGLTHRPVTADARPGEALLRISAGLEHVEDVWTDLEQALDAS, encoded by the coding sequence ATGGCGCACCTCGACACCATCGCTGTCCACTCCGCCCGCGAGGACCTCACCGGGCGGGGCGTGCACGTGCCGCCCATCGACCTGTCCACGACCTATCCCCTCCCCTCCCTCGACGCGGGAGGCGCGGCGTACGAGACGCTCGCCACCGGGCACCGGCCGGGGGACGGCGACTCGCTGGTCTACCAGCGGCTGTGGAACCCCAACGTCGACCGGTTCGAGCGTGCGGTGGCCGAGCTCGAGCGGACCGCCGAGGCGGTCGCCTTCGCCTCCGGCATGGCCGCGCTGTCGGCCGCGCTGGTGGCGACCGTGGCCGCGGGCCGGCCGCACGTGGTGGCCGTACGCCCGCTCTACGGCGGCACCGACCACGTGCTCGCGTCGGGCCTGCTCGGGACGCGGGTGACGTGGACCGCCCCGGGCGCGGTCGCGGCCGCGCTGCAGCCCGACACCGGGCTGGTGGTCGTCGAGACGCCGGCCAACCCGACTGTCGACCTGGTCGACATCGCAGCGGTCGTGGCCGAGGCCGGGGACGTCCCGGTGCTCGTGGACAACACCTTCGCCACCCCGACGCTCCAGCAGCCCGCACACCACGGCGCGACCCTGGTCCTCCACTCGGCCACCAAGTTCTTCGGCGGCCACGGTGACGTGATGGGCGGCGTGGTGGCCGCGACGCCCGCCTGGGCCAACCGGCTGCGCCAGGTCCGCGCGGTCACCGGCGGCGTGCTCCACCCGCTGGCCGCCTACGAGCTCCACCGGGGGCTGCAGACGCTGCCGCTGCGGGTGCGCGCCCAGCAGGAGACCGCCGCGCTGCTCGCCGAGCGGCTCACGACGCGCGCCGACGTCACCCGGGTGCTCTACCCCGGCCTCAAGGAGTGCGACCCCCTCGGCCTGGTCGGCACCCAGATGTCCGGGCCCGGCAGCCTGCTGGCCTTCGAGCTCCGGGGAGGCTGGGCCGCCGCTGCCCGCGTCTCCCAGCGGTGCCGGCTGATCACGCACGCGGTGTCCCTCGGCGGCGTCGACACCCTGGTCCAGCACCCCGCCGGGCTGACCCACCGCCCGGTCACCGCCGACGCCCGGCCGGGTGAGGCGCTGCTCCGCATCTCTGCCGGCCTCGAGCACGTCGAGGACGTGTGGACCGACCTCGAGCAGGCGCTCGACGCGTCCTGA
- a CDS encoding zinc-dependent dehydrogenase codes for MKALRFYAPEDVRLVDVPEPACGPAEVKIKVRNCSTCGTDVKIKKNGHVNITGETTLGHEVAGEVVEVGADARGGFQVGDRVQCIAAVPCGECHECGKGWMEVCQNQTSVGYQYDGGFAEYMVVPEQVLKVDGLNRIPDNVGFDEASAAEPFACAINAQEQLGIEEGDFTVVFGAGPIGCMHIRIARGVHKVGTIVLVDINAERLQMSADAVQPDHVINASEVDVVEKVMELTGGRGADVVITATPANVTQEQAISMAARQGRISFFGGLPKNDPYIKADSNLIHYRQLHVHGANGSSPDHNKRALEYISTGQVPVKDLITRHVALDDVMSVFDIVAKGEAIKVTVEP; via the coding sequence ATGAAGGCACTGCGGTTCTACGCCCCCGAGGACGTCCGGCTCGTGGACGTGCCCGAACCGGCCTGCGGGCCCGCCGAGGTGAAGATCAAGGTCCGCAACTGCTCGACCTGCGGCACCGACGTCAAGATCAAGAAGAACGGCCACGTCAACATCACCGGCGAGACCACGCTCGGCCACGAGGTCGCCGGCGAGGTCGTCGAGGTCGGCGCGGACGCCCGGGGCGGCTTCCAGGTCGGCGACCGCGTCCAGTGCATCGCCGCGGTGCCGTGCGGCGAGTGCCACGAGTGCGGCAAGGGCTGGATGGAGGTGTGCCAGAACCAGACCTCGGTCGGCTACCAGTACGACGGCGGGTTCGCCGAGTACATGGTCGTGCCCGAGCAGGTGCTCAAGGTCGACGGCCTGAACCGGATCCCCGACAACGTCGGCTTCGACGAGGCCTCGGCGGCGGAGCCCTTCGCGTGCGCGATCAACGCCCAGGAGCAGCTCGGCATCGAGGAGGGCGACTTCACGGTCGTCTTCGGCGCGGGTCCGATCGGCTGCATGCACATCCGGATCGCCCGCGGCGTCCACAAGGTCGGCACGATCGTCCTGGTCGACATCAACGCCGAACGGCTGCAGATGTCGGCGGACGCCGTCCAGCCCGACCACGTGATCAACGCGAGCGAGGTCGACGTGGTCGAGAAGGTGATGGAGCTAACCGGCGGCCGCGGCGCCGACGTGGTCATCACGGCCACGCCCGCCAACGTCACCCAGGAGCAGGCGATCTCGATGGCGGCCCGCCAGGGCCGGATCTCCTTCTTCGGTGGCCTGCCCAAGAACGACCCGTACATCAAGGCCGACTCCAACCTGATCCACTACCGCCAGCTGCACGTCCACGGCGCCAACGGCTCGTCGCCCGACCACAACAAGCGCGCGCTGGAGTACATCTCGACCGGTCAGGTGCCGGTCAAGGACCTCATCACCCGCCACGTGGCCCTCGACGACGTGATGTCGGTCTTCGACATCGTCGCCAAGGGCGAGGCGATCAAGGTCACGGTCGAGCCGTAG
- a CDS encoding PTS fructose transporter subunit IIABC, with product MSDLITRELVRLDSSLGEAKHDVIRSLAAIVGEAGRARDVDQLVTDAFAREETSATGLPGGIAIPHCRTAGVAEPTLAFARLSPGVDFGAKDGPADLVFLIAAPADGDADHLQILTKLARALVKPAFTDELRRAESDEDVVALVDRELGLAPAPAAATAAAAPAAAATPAPAAPAASAPTGDRTLVAVTACPTGIAHTYMAAEALQAAADRAGVAIQVETQGSAGSSPLSHDTIARAAAVIFAVDVGVRDRGRFAGKPFVSSGVKRPIDDADAMIAEALRYADDPNAPRVEGSAAEGGGGDTGSETWGGRVRRVLMTGVSYMIPFVAAGGLLIALGFLFAGYEITGPAGEILANNTLFNLPDPDALGLDHALFGSPFFAYLGAVFFALGATAFKFLVPALAGYIAYAIADRPGIAPGFAMGALAIDLGGFGTPQSGFLGGIIGGVLAGVLAHWISSWKVASWARGLMPVLVIPLLATLISGFVMVVVLGTPLGNLMDALNSGLESMSEDPALAVLLGAVLGLMMAFDMGGPLNKVAYAFATAGLGAAASATGAAPELKVMAAVMLAGMVPPLALALATVVRPGLFTVPERENGKAAWLMGASFITEGAIPFAAADPLRVIPSIMAGSAVTGALAMSLDVTLRAPHGGIFVIFAVGNILGFLIALVAGTLVAAAAVIGLKSIGPSDVDVATV from the coding sequence ATGTCCGACTTGATCACCCGCGAGCTGGTGCGCCTCGACAGCTCGCTCGGCGAGGCCAAGCACGACGTCATCCGGTCCCTGGCCGCGATCGTCGGCGAGGCGGGACGCGCCCGTGACGTCGACCAGCTGGTCACCGACGCCTTCGCCCGCGAGGAGACGTCTGCGACCGGGCTCCCGGGCGGGATCGCGATCCCCCACTGCCGTACGGCCGGCGTGGCCGAGCCCACCTTGGCCTTCGCACGGCTCAGCCCCGGCGTGGACTTCGGCGCCAAGGACGGCCCGGCCGACCTGGTGTTCCTGATCGCGGCGCCCGCCGACGGCGACGCCGACCACCTGCAGATCCTCACCAAGCTGGCCCGCGCGCTGGTGAAGCCTGCCTTCACCGACGAGCTGCGCCGCGCCGAGTCCGACGAGGACGTCGTGGCGCTGGTCGACCGGGAGCTCGGGCTCGCCCCGGCCCCGGCCGCTGCGACCGCCGCCGCCGCCCCCGCCGCTGCCGCCACTCCGGCTCCGGCCGCCCCCGCTGCCTCGGCTCCGACCGGCGACCGCACGCTGGTGGCCGTCACCGCCTGCCCGACCGGGATCGCCCACACCTACATGGCGGCGGAGGCGCTGCAGGCTGCAGCCGACCGCGCCGGCGTCGCCATCCAGGTCGAGACCCAGGGCTCGGCCGGATCCAGCCCGCTCTCCCACGACACGATCGCCCGGGCCGCCGCGGTGATCTTCGCGGTGGACGTGGGGGTGCGCGACCGCGGCCGCTTCGCCGGCAAGCCGTTCGTGTCCTCGGGCGTGAAGCGTCCGATCGACGACGCCGACGCGATGATCGCCGAGGCGCTGCGCTACGCGGACGACCCGAACGCGCCGCGCGTCGAGGGCAGCGCCGCCGAGGGCGGGGGTGGCGACACCGGCAGCGAGACCTGGGGCGGACGGGTCCGCCGGGTGCTGATGACCGGTGTGTCCTACATGATCCCGTTCGTCGCCGCGGGCGGTCTGCTGATCGCGCTGGGCTTCCTCTTCGCCGGCTATGAGATCACCGGTCCCGCCGGCGAGATCCTGGCCAACAACACGCTCTTCAACCTGCCCGACCCCGACGCGCTCGGCCTCGACCACGCGCTCTTCGGCAGTCCGTTCTTCGCCTACCTCGGGGCCGTGTTCTTCGCCCTCGGCGCGACAGCCTTCAAGTTCCTGGTCCCGGCGCTGGCGGGCTACATCGCGTACGCCATCGCCGACCGGCCCGGCATCGCACCCGGCTTCGCGATGGGCGCGCTGGCCATCGACCTCGGCGGCTTCGGCACCCCGCAGAGCGGCTTCCTCGGCGGCATCATCGGCGGTGTCCTCGCCGGCGTGCTGGCCCACTGGATCTCCAGCTGGAAGGTCGCCTCGTGGGCAAGGGGCCTGATGCCGGTCCTGGTCATCCCCCTGCTCGCAACGCTCATCTCCGGCTTCGTCATGGTGGTCGTGCTCGGCACGCCGCTGGGCAACCTGATGGACGCGCTCAACAGCGGTCTCGAGAGCATGAGCGAGGACCCGGCCCTGGCCGTCCTGCTCGGCGCCGTGCTCGGTCTGATGATGGCCTTCGACATGGGCGGCCCGCTCAACAAGGTCGCCTACGCCTTCGCGACGGCCGGGCTCGGCGCCGCGGCGTCGGCCACCGGTGCTGCTCCGGAGCTGAAGGTGATGGCCGCGGTGATGCTCGCGGGCATGGTCCCGCCGCTGGCACTGGCGCTCGCCACCGTCGTACGACCGGGCCTGTTCACGGTGCCCGAGCGCGAGAACGGCAAGGCGGCCTGGCTGATGGGGGCCTCCTTCATCACCGAGGGCGCGATCCCGTTCGCGGCCGCCGACCCGCTGCGGGTCATCCCCTCGATCATGGCGGGCTCCGCCGTCACCGGCGCGCTGGCGATGTCGCTCGACGTCACCCTGCGCGCCCCGCACGGCGGGATCTTCGTGATCTTCGCGGTCGGCAACATCCTGGGCTTCCTGATCGCCCTGGTGGCCGGCACGCTCGTCGCCGCGGCCGCCGTGATCGGCCTGAAGTCCATCGGCCCCAGCGACGTCGACGTCGCCACCGTCTGA
- a CDS encoding HPr family phosphocarrier protein — MPSKSVVVGSAVGLHARPAAIISEKAGELGSEVTINGVDASSSLMIMTLGAKNGDTVEVAGDDQSAVDTIAGLVEQDLDAD; from the coding sequence ATGCCCAGCAAGTCCGTCGTCGTCGGCTCCGCCGTCGGCCTCCACGCCCGCCCCGCCGCGATCATCTCCGAGAAGGCCGGCGAGCTCGGCTCCGAGGTGACGATCAACGGGGTCGACGCCAGCTCCTCGCTCATGATCATGACCTTGGGCGCCAAGAACGGCGACACCGTCGAGGTCGCGGGGGACGACCAGTCCGCGGTCGACACGATCGCCGGGCTGGTCGAGCAGGACCTCGACGCGGACTGA